A region from the Aphis gossypii isolate Hap1 chromosome 1, ASM2018417v2, whole genome shotgun sequence genome encodes:
- the LOC114126498 gene encoding uncharacterized protein LOC114126498, protein METTVQMMYYLANQLFHAAAHVGNSYWNRYKTSKEVENFHQLSSTTQQPSSSPLSPPSLPSSSPLPTPLTPSPPPSPPSPSLTPLPPSPPTLPPSPPSPPSSSPSPTPPPLSPPLQQKHQLTELPVENCVTILTRDTAVIAEKTTRRQVTSKSPLMIFNELVKNKKIQIQGHQCGANNHITSYTAMFEIGGKTYTGNHISKQQAKQKACEKYLMTISKDKLIKKNKGSPEIEVGENISKLKTKRPHQKDFLWSQFASFAMHNFINQQELNPSIKMVNCIPKESTVIKPQPKTGDTAVIAEKTTRRQVTPKSPLMIFNELVKSTNIQIQGHQSGANNHITSYTAMFEIGGKTYIGNHISKQQAKQKACEKYLITIFKDIIKKKGSPEIEVGENTSNSKTKSPHQEDFPGLPFASFAIRHLINQWEVESVVTRA, encoded by the exons ATGGAGACAACAGTTCAAATGATGTACTACCTCGCAAATCAATTGTTTCATGCTGCAGCTCATG ttggcAATAGTTATTGGAACCGGTATAAAACCAGTAAAGAAGTTGAAAATTTCCATCAACTATCTTCGACCACACAACAACCATCATCATCACCACTATCACCACCATCACTACCATCATCATCACCATTACCAACACCACTAACACCATCACCACCACCATCACCACCATCACCATCATTAACACCACTACCACCATCACCACCTACACTACCACCATCACCACCATCACCACCATCATCATCACCATCACCAACACCACCACCACTGTCACCACCGTTACAGCAAAAACATCAGCTAACGGAACTTCCTGTGGAAAATTGTGTAACAATTCTA aCAAGGGATACAGCTGTAATTGCTGAAAAAACGACTCGTCGTCAGGTTACCTCTAAATCCCCATTGATGATCTTCAACGAATTGgtgaagaataaaaaaatacagataCAAGGACATCAATGTGGTGCGAATAATCACATTACTAGTTATACCGCGATGTTTGaa attggCGGTAAAACATACACTGGAAATCACATTTCAAAACAACAGGCGAAACAGAAGGcctgtgaaaaatatttaatgacaatatctaaagataaattaataa aaaaaaataaaggatCTCCTGAGATAGAAGTTGGTGAAAACATTAgcaagttaaaaacaaaaagaccCCACCAGAAAGATTTTCTATGGTCACAATTTGCATCATTTGCCATGCACAACTTTATAAATCAACAGGAGTTAAACCCTTCTATTAAAATGGTTAATTGTATTCCAAAAGAATCAACAGTCATCAAACCACAACCTAAG aCAGGGGATACAGCTGTAATTGCTGAAAAAACAACTCGTCGTCAGGTTACCCCTAAATCCCCATTGATGATCTTTAACGAATTGGTGAAGAGTACAAACATACAGATACAAGGACATCAATCGGGTGCGAATAATCACATTACTAGTTATACCGCGATGTTTGaa attgGCGGTAAAACATACATTGGTAATCACATTTCGAAACAACAGGCGAAACAGAAGGcctgtgaaaaatatttaattacaatatttaaagatataataa aaaaaaaaggaTCTCCCGAGATAGAAGTTGGTGAAAACACTagcaattcaaaaacaaaaagtccTCACCAGGAAGATTTTCCAGGGTTACCATTTGCATCATTTGCCATTCGCCACTTGATTAATCAATGGGAAGTAGAGTCGGTTGTCACAAGAGCCTAA